A genomic region of Phragmites australis chromosome 2, lpPhrAust1.1, whole genome shotgun sequence contains the following coding sequences:
- the LOC133908475 gene encoding LOW QUALITY PROTEIN: small ribosomal subunit protein bS20c-like (The sequence of the model RefSeq protein was modified relative to this genomic sequence to represent the inferred CDS: inserted 2 bases in 1 codon): MATTASSPLFSLSSLSASLPSSTRLPASLSLRALAPRACLSASLPFASPFGGLGSWAALPTSSSGRWRKRRLEVVCEVTTRRRPDSVKKRERQNDRHRIRNHARKAEMRTRMKKVFRALEKLRKKADAQPEEIIEIEKMISEAYKAIDKTVKVGAMHMNTGNHRKSRLARRKKAIEILRGWYXPNAEAAAAA, translated from the exons ATGGCCACCACCGCCAGCTCCccgctcttctccctctcctccctctccgcctCCCTCCCTTCCTCAACCCGGCtccccgcctccctctccctccgcgCCCTCGCTCCCCGGGCCTGCCTCTCGGCCTCCCTCCCATTCGCCTCCCCCTTCG GTGGGCTCGGCTCCTGGGCGGCGCTGCCGACGTCTTCGTCGGGGAGGTGGAGGAAGCGGAGGCTGGAGGTGGTGTGCGAGGTCACGACGAGGCGGCGGCCGGACTCGGTCAAGAAGAGGGAGCGCCAGAACGACAGGCACCGCATCCGCAACCACGCGCGCAAGGCCGAGATGCGCACCAGGATGAAGAAG GTCTTCAGAGCACTTGAAAAGCTTAGGAAGAAAGCTGATGCCCAGCCTGAAGAAATCATTGAGATAGAGAAAATGATCTCCGAGGCGTACAAAGCCATCGACAAGACTGTCAAGGTTGGTGCCATGCACATGAACACTGGGAACCATCGCAAGTCCAGACTggcaaggaggaagaaggccaTCGAGATACTCCGTGGTTGGTA TCCAAATGCTGAGGCAGCTGCTGCCGCCTAG
- the LOC133905910 gene encoding transcription factor-like protein DPB translates to MEEEAEGGASSSSYCQFQVADEIFMEVKSMTLNGQEFDEKNIRRRVYDAFNVLIALRVIAKDKKEIKWMGLSNYRHEKIKKLEEARKELITRIKNKNKLLREIEKQFHDLQNIKLRKQVLRRSA, encoded by the exons ATGGAGGAGGAAGCTGAGGGCGGAG CTTCCTCATCTAGTTACTGCCAATTCCAGGTTGCAGATGAAATTTTTATGGAGGTTAAGTCCATGACACTTAATGGTCAAGAG TTcgatgagaagaatattaggcGGAGAGTGTATGATGCTTTCAATGTGCTAATCGCACTTCGTGTTATTGCAAAAGACAAAAAGGAGATAAAGTGGATGGGCCTTTCTAATTACAGACATGAAAAGATAAAGAAGCTGGAG GAAGCTCGTAAAGAACTCATCACCAGGATAAAGAACAAGAATAAACTTCTACGGGAAATTGAAAAACAG TTTCATGACCTCCAGAATATCAAGTTACGCAAGCAGGTACTACGGAGGTCAGCATGA